The proteins below come from a single Malus sylvestris chromosome 3, drMalSylv7.2, whole genome shotgun sequence genomic window:
- the LOC126617467 gene encoding uncharacterized protein LOC126617467 — translation MASSISYAVFIASLLLCLSSSPTPFANARASQLVRSVCKQTQEQFGYSYRQCVKSLWKDIPIRSATNLKDLDIAVLKLATANAAQTKATFEKAFNATDKNANGTAAIKQCVDSYDFALGAFVFAVQGVNDGDKSVTEILTQAQDDLVRCQRALASVEVQLPMPISTTNFWVMLYRDVAFLVTSQLLNS, via the coding sequence ATGGCCTCCTCAATCAGTTATGCTGTGTTCATTGCTTCCTTGCTCTTATGCCTCTCGTCGTCTCCAACACCATTTGCAAATGCAAGAGCGTCTCAATTAGTTAGGAGTGTTTGCAAGCAAACCCAAGAACAATTCGGCTATAGCTATAGGCAGTGCGTAAAATCTCTTTGGAAAGATATTCCAATTAGATCGGCAACTAATCTCAAAGATCTTGATATAGCCGTTCTTAAATTAGCAACAGCAAATGCAGCACAAACCAAAGCTACGTTTGAAAAAGCTTTCAACGCCACTGACAAGAATGCTAATGGCACGGCAGCTATAAAGCAGTGTGTAGATTCGTATGATTTTGCGTTAGGGGCTTTCGTTTTTGCAGTGCAAGGGGTCAATGACGGTGACAAATCGGTCACCGAAATCCTCACACAGGCCCAAGATGACCTTGTTCGTTGCCAAAGAGCATTGGCCTCTGTTGAAGTTCAGCTTCCTATGCCAATATCAACGACGAACTTTTGGGTCATGTTATATAGGGATGTTGCATTCCTTGTTACTTCCCAGTTATTAAATAGCTAG